AGCTTGAAAACGGCTTGCGTGCAGTgcaggcacagagctcagcaaagGTGGACTGTCCGTCATTGGTGCTGGTGTGAGGAGGAGATGGCTGCATTCCTGAGAGGGGCTTGGGACAGCAGTGCTTCCAGCAGTGCTTCCAGCAGTGCCCACCGCCCAGCAGCCACGGATGGGCTGAGGGCCCTGCACAGGACTCCCGGATCCCAACACTGCAGCTGTGGCAAACACACACAGTGAATACAAGGGCTCCTTCCAGACCGAACCTGCCCAAGGATGAGGATGGACAAAGGCCACAGTGGGGAGAAGGAAACACTGCACCGCAGCAGGGCATGCAGCATGGCAGTGCCCTGACACTGCTGGGCCCTGTGGGGCtactgcaggctgctgggttGCTCTCCTCTGCAGGAGAAGCCCAGCCAACCCTGCCTGCCCTGCTACcaagcagctccctgcagcctgggcCCTCCCTGGCACCAGAACTGAGAGCTGGGGATCCAGAGTGGGGCTGGCACCAAGAGACTGGGGTGGGCAGGAGATGTCTGGGGTTGGGGGCAGCTGGGGCAGGGGGAGTCCTTCAGGGGGGCAGGGGACAGGAACATCTGCAGGCCCATGTCAGGACCCCCGGGTGGTGTGGGGGACCCACAGCAGGGCTGCGGGGGTCTGGGGCAAGAGGACGGGTCCTgagtggggctggagctgggcacAGTGATGAGATATCCCTGCCCTGTCACCGTGGGCCTTGCCATATTAAGAAAGGGCTGAAGCAGGAGCCAcacctgctgctgttcccttcCTGCAGGATGGAACACGGACCCCCAATCCAACCCCAAGAAGCTGGGTCAGAGAGGCCAAGGGCACCTCACACCCCCATGGCCCAGCAGGGGTCTGGCAAGGTGTGTGAGGTGCAGCCCCTGCAGGTTCCTTCATGCTCAGCTGAGGGTCCCTCTGCCTCAGACTTGTCACCACAGCAGGAGGATCCCCTGAGCTGCATCCGTGCCTGCTGTGCACACAGACCGCAGGTAGCGGGCACTCTGTGCTTCCATGGCTGCTCCTGCCCGGCCGTGCCCAGAGGGTGACGGCGTCCCCTGATGCCAACCCCTGTAACTCCCCTCCTGTCTCAGACACAGGCACAGAAGCTGAGATTTCTGGCCTCCAtctgtgctgtctgcaaagCCTCCCTCGAGGACTGCGGTGCACATTACCGGCTGTGTGTCTGCCCGCTAGAGGTGGCGCAGTGCATTGAGGTAAGGGAGCACGGCAGGGccaggcagtgggcacagcccttcCCATTGCGCGGCGTTtcaccatcccatcccatcccatcccatcccatcccatccccatcccatcccatcccatccccatcccatccccatcccaccccaccatccatcccatcccatcccacccacccatcccaccccaccccattcccatctcatccatcccatcccatcccatcccatcccatcccatcccatcccatcccatcccatcccatcccatcccatcccgctGTGCCCACAGgcgctgctgcaggaggagcccGCCGAGCACCTGGACACGGAGCTCCGGCAGCAGGCCATGAGCACCATCGCCGCCATGAGGTACCGCCCCAGCACGGCTTTGCCAGCGTGGAGGCATTGGTCCCAGCCGGGGCCCTGAGCGGGAcaggctgcagggcacagggTGCTGAGCGGAGCATCACACCTCTGCCCTCTCTCCCCTCGCAGTGGAGCATGGCTGCTTCCAGAGGAGAAGAACGGTCTCCTGCGTGCCTGCCTCGGCAGCGTCCTCCACCTCCCTCGCTACGAGGACGACGCGGACCTGGATGCGGCACTCTACGTGGAGGTGCGCATCAGCTGAGCCCTGGGGACGCTTCCTGGGCACCAGCACCCGGgatgcccctctgctgccagcaggacgCAGCAGGGCAGGCCGCCCTGACCCCTGTCCTCCTTTGCAGACCATGGAAGCCCTGCACCacctgctgcaggtgctggtgAGCAGCGCTGGCCGCTTTGTCCTCGTGGAGCTGCAGAACATCATGGAGGTTTGGATGTGGCAACGCTGGGGTTTGCGGGGATGGTTCAAGGCCACAAAGGAGGGATCCACACGAGGTCCCCCCAGGGCCTGCTGCGGGCAGGGGGTGCTGGCCCAAAACTAGCCCGTGTGGTGTTAGAGGGATGGGTGGGGAGCAGCGGGAAgatggcagggctgcagcaggacagggaCGCAACCACCCACCCcgctgcagctggggagcaaGGGGAAGGACGAGTGCCCCGTGCTGTGGGCACAACAGCAACTTTTCTctccacagctcctgctgcccttcACCACGTGCCAGCTGGCGGCCGTGGAGGAGAGGGCTGTGGTGTGCATTGCCAGGCTGCTCGCCTTCAGCAACACCTGCGTCTTGCCTGAGGTAGGGAGTCCCGGCGCGCTCAGCTCTGGGACCACATCCTGGCTCCCCAGCCAGAGCCCACCTGTGTCCAGGCTTGCACAGAGCCTGGGCTGGGCCCTGCTGCCCACTCAGCCGTGCTGCCTCTCTCCCCAGCTGTGCACCTGCTTCGTTGGAACCGCGGTGTTCCAGCACAAGTGCCAGGAGAACCAACGCTTCCCCGTGCTGGGAAAGCTGGTCGGACACCTCATCCTGTCCTGCACTTCCACGGATGACAGGACCAGAGATGAGGCGATTAATGCTGTTCATCAGCTTTTCATCTTCATCGCTGCCCCAAGTGAGAGGAGTTGTGTTGGGCTAGGTCCCTCCAGATGCCCAGACCCCTCACTGACACCGTGTGTGCTCCTGTCCAGGAATGTGGCTGTGGCAGAAGGATCCCAAGAAGCCACAACTTTGGGAGCGCTGGCAAGTGCTGTTCTATGAACAGATTTCCCGTGAGGACAGAGCCAGAAATATCTTCGAGGTACAAAGAGCAAACCCTGAGCCCACAGGAGAACCCAGGCCTGTGACATCTGGAAGAGTGCAGGCGCTgtccctgagcagccctggTGCCTTTGGGGTCCTCGTGCTCTGTACCCCAGGCatcacccagcccagcccctgcTCCCAGTTCTCCTGGGACAcctgcacagctgagcagccaAGCAGAGGATAAGTcatccctcctctcctccctcccacagGTCCTTCTGAAATACCTCCTGTACCCTGAAAAGGTCAACATTTTACTCACAGCCATTGAGAGCATGAAAGCACCGAGCCTCCACAGCACCCAGCTGGCTGCCCACATGGTGGATGTGCTCGCAGGAGAGGCTCACTTCCCTCCAGGGCAGGTGGgaacctgctgctgcctcagctccagccctcggggctctgctccatccctgcactgcGCTTGGCcggcaggcagcagtggggatggcagcagggccCATCCCTCCATCACCCTCCAGGTGCAAAAGATTGTGAAGGCGATCCACAGCAGCCTGCCTTCCATCAAAGCCAAGCCAGCTCTTGAAAGCCTGAGCAGGGCCTTGCTTGTGCTGGCCAGCAAATTCCCAAAGGAGATGGTCAGCAGCCTGCTGGTCTGCTCTCTCACCTGCTCCAGGTATGGGGCCACAGCCCTCAGGGCTCCTCTGTCAGCCAGGCAGGAGCAGCCACGCTGACAGCCCTGGGGACCTGCAGAGTTGCTGTCACCATGTGGAGGGAAATGCTCTCGGAGTCTTCAACCGTGAAGAcggtgctgcaggaggtgttCCAAGTGCTCATAAACCACACTCTGCAGCACACCTCCCCATTCATCAAGGAGAGGCCACGTGTCCTTGCCCTGGCCGTGAGTTCCTCATTCACCCAGCTGAACCCCAGCTGAGTCCCCACTCCCCTTCCCTGTCCACCCCCGAGCCTTCTTCCTGCCCTGGGATGCATCCATAGACCTGCCTGGGGCTCTGGGGgtctccctccccccccctccctttctccATCCCTACACTTCTAGAGACGGGATGGAAACCCAGGGGACAGGGCAAGAATCATATCCGGGTGCTTTCTGCAGGCAGCAAGGATCCTACCAGAGATACTCCAGCTGCCTCTGGTCCTCAAGGAGGCTGAAGCCATCTTCCCCCAGCTCTTCCCAGCCCTTCTCCTGCAAGTGTCCTTCACCACGGAGCTGACGCTGCAGGAGGTGGAAATCTTCTGGGAGGGgcaacagcagcaccagctcacTCCCATCAGGTGCCACATCCCCGTCCCCCTGCTGCACCCAGGGACCCGGTGCTGGGGCTCCTGATGTGACTCGCACCCTTCTCCACCTGCAGGTCCGCGGTGCAGTCCTTgaaggtgctgctctgcagcgtGGGCCTCCAGAAGCAGATGGAGGCCATCCAGGAGCAGGGGGGCTGGGACGCGCTTCTCAGCACTGTGACCCACCTCCAGGGTGTGCAGGTGGTGGCCAGGTGGGAGCCCTTCCTTGTGGTGTCACGGGGGTCCCCAGTTCTCAGCCaaactgcagccacagcaccaGAGCCTGTGGCCCCTGCAGCAGTGGCAAGAGGGCTGCACAGCCAGAGCTGCGTCTGCCTGGTTCAGGGCTCACGGTGCCTTCTTATCCCTGCAGGGTGATGAGGgaactgcctgctgctctgcgtGACCCCATCTTCCAGCAGCTGGttgagctgctcagcaccaacTTCTACTCCTGGGATATGGTGGCCATGGTCTTCCTCGTTGAGGTGAGCAACAGCTGCACCATGTGGGGCTGCGGGagctcagcaccagccctgctgcctccctcGCGGCCAGGCTCGGCCGTGCCCTGCCGTCCTTGCTCCAGGCTGGAGGTCGCATCCAGCACTAAGAGCCACGTGTGTTGTTGCAGATGCTGGAATGCATGGACCTCAGCAAAGAGCTGCACCGCGTCGTGAGCCTCTTCGACACGTGTCTGCAGGGCCAGAGCGTGGGCACGCGGCAGCTGGTGCTCAGGGgcatcctgcagctcagcacgAGGCAGCACACGgtgagcaggagcagctctctGCCCATCCCCTCGCTGCACGGAGGCCGCTGCCGGAGCGGTTCTGCCTCAGCGCCGGTCTCCGTGGTTCCATAAGGAACCAGAAGGAAGGGGCGTTTTTCCCGCAGGCGAGGAAGATGCTCGGCCTTGTGCCGTGCATCACGGAGCGGCTGCAGGACGCGGACAGCGGCGCCCGCGCCGTGGCCCTGCCGGTGCTCAGCACCCTGCTGCGGCTCCTGGACAGGGGGAAGCTCAGCCTCGTGGCTCTGGAGCTGGCCGCCAATCTCCCGGCGCTCTTTGAGGACGTAAGGGGAGCGGGGAGCCCGGCCCGCTGGGGATGTGGCGCTCACCCCGGTGTCCCCACGCTGCTGCTGCCGGCCCCGCTCGCCGGAGACTCGGAGCCGACGTTcccgtccttccttccttcctcctccgCAGGAGTCCAGCACGGTGCGGCAGCTCTCCATCCACCTCTTCCTCGACACGCTGAGCTTCGTGGAGGGCcaagaaaagaggaagatgcAGAAGACGGTGTGCAGGAACCTGGTCCTGCTGTATCTACACCTGCACGATGAGGAAGAGAACGTGTCCAAGGTGGGAATCAGGTTCATCTGGGGGAGGGTGATGCTGCTCCCGTGGTGCCCTCCATACATCAAGAGTactgcagcccacagcagcatcagcccctgctgctgcatccTCCCTGCAGAGGGGCTCTGGGGACACGGGCTCTGCGGCTCATCTCGGCTCTTTGCAGGCCTCCCAGAAAGCCTTCCTCGGTGCCGCACGGTTCCTGCACTGGAGGCGGCTGGAGCAGCTGGCGGAGGTGGCGCAGTTCTGGCAGATCGGCGAGTGCATGGTACGCACGTTCCCGCAGCCCGGGACCGGGTCGGGACCACCCTGCGCTCAGCCCGTGCCCGTTTCTGTGCAGCTGGTGGAGAGGAGACAGAGTGCAGCGCAGGACTACCTGGGCGACTGCCTGCTCTacctgcagagcctgcaggaaACCCTGCGACTGGAGGCCGTGAGGTTCATCGGTGAGCCACGAGGCTGAGCTTCCCCCATCCCCGGCCCTCCATGCTGCACCCACGGAACAGCGGGGGTCGCTGACGGGGCTTTGTGTTCGCAGGGCTCTTAGGGCGGCACATGAGGGATGAGCAGCGGGCTGACAGAGAGCACATCTACCAAAGTAAGCCAGGGAGTGGGATGTTGGGGCAGCCAGCAGGTGACATGCCTGTCCCTCGCTCCCTCCTGCCAGTGGGGAGAGCTGGGCGCCCTGCAGGTACACGGCTGTCATCAAGCCTCTGTTCCTCTGTTATCTCAGGCCTTCACAGTGTGCTGTGAGACCCCAGTGGATCCATCTCTTTGCAGTCCCTTCAGACAGCACAGATCCTGAGAGAAACAAGGCCACCACCACTGTCAGGCTTCAGCTTGTGGcagctcttctccaggctcCGCAGTGTGTGGCACTGGTGGCACTCCTCCCAGGCAGACAGCTGAGCACGCTGGAAATCTCTTGGcatctcctcctgccctctgctcagctctgctcctcatACATCTCTTCCcaccctctgctcagctcttctcCTCATGCACCtcttgctcagctctgctcctgtgcATCTCCTCCTGCACTGGCTCAGGATATGAACCTGAAGCTTAGGGTTGTGCAAATCAGGCTTTGGCCATGAAAAACAGAGACCGAGGTTTGGGCAATAAAACAATGGCTTTGGATGCCCTGAAGTGATGCTTTGAGCTCTCAAAATGGCAGTTTGATCTGCAAAAGAGACTTTGAACCCTAAAAATGGTTCTCTGAActccaagcagcagctttgGTCCTACAGGAGGGACAGTGGGTGCTCCAGAAGAGGCTCAGATGACTACAGCAGGGCTTTGGGTCTGCAAAAACATTATGTGGAGCCTGAGAAGAGGCTTTGTGCCCCACAGACCACGGTCTGCGCCTCAACACGGAGCCTTAGCACTTAGAACTGGGTATAGATCCCCCAAATGATGCTTTGATCCCACAAAATGAGTGTTTGGTCCTTGAAAGGAGGCTTTTGATCTTAAACTTCAGGCCTTGGCTCCtaggagaaggatttgggagctCAAAAAAAGGGGGTTTTCCTCTTGAGGAAAGCACTGGGAACCTCAGAAGGTGGTTTTGcatcttaaaatgaaatggGGGGCCCTGAAACTAAGACACTGCACCCTGAAGGTGAGAGCCTGGGATGTCCAGAGGAGCATGTAAGCAACACAATGgcatttttggaaaaaaaacagaggctCAGGGCCCCGACGACAAGAATTTAGTCATGAAAAAGGAAACCCTGAGCCCCATACCTGAAGGTTTAGGTGACCTGAGTGTATTTGGTTGCACCGCTGATTGTGGGAGGTCGCGGCTCAGCCCTGCACATCTCTGCACATCTCAGCCTCACTATTGTGGTGGGCAACCACACTGTTTTTGCCAATGGaaagctgctcactgctgcactCAGAGAAGAAACCTCACAGAAACAGCACTCGTTTGTGTTACAGCACCAGGCCCCTCACTGTGCGCTGCTGCAAGAGCTgccccccctgcagcccctccatctacagctgcagcaccatTCCCTCATGGCCAAGGGCATCTAGAAATGGTGCCTGCCACACCCACACCAGCCCGGAGTGACCTTGGTGCTGCTGCACACTGAGGGGCAGGAAGACCCCAACAAGGTGAGTGCAGCAGAGGGGGGTCTCAGACACCCCGTAGAAGCAGAGTCCCCAGTAACCAGATCTGTGTGCAGGATGACGaacacagagaagctgtaaaaggcagagaagaacaaaactgacagTGGCATTGAAGGATTAAAGTATTTATGGGATGAGATTCAGATACATTGGATAGGAAGGGGAGATTGACATGGCTGCTTCCTGACAGCATCAGTAGGGCCGGCTTGGTGATGTTAACGATATACAAGGAAAGATGAAACATTTGCTAACATGTCTATCGCAGAGTGCTTTTTGCCATGGTTTTGCTTATCGCACTCGGAGTGCGCAGGCACCTTGGAGCAGCCATCTNNNNNNNNNNNNNNNNNNNNNNNNNNNNNNNNNNNNNNNNNNNNNNNNNNNNNNNNNNNNNNNNNNNNNNNNNNNNNNNNNNNNNNNNNNNNNNNNNNNNNNNNNNNNNNNNNNNNNNNNNNNNNNNNNNNNNNNNNNNNNNNNNNNNNNNNNNNNNNNNNNNNNNNNNNNNNNNNNNNNNNNNNNNNNNNNNNNNNNNNNNNNNNNNNNNNNNNNNNNNNNNNNNNNNNNNNNNNNNNNNNNNNNNNNNNNNNNNNNNNNNNNNNNNNNNNNNNNNNNNNNNNNNNNNNNNNNNNNNNNNNNNNNNNNNNNNNNNNNNNNNNNNNNNNNNNNNNNNNNNNNNNNNNNNNNNNNNNNNNNNNNNNNNNNNNNNNNNNNNNNNNNNNNNNNNNNNNNNNNNNNNNNNNNNNNNNNNNNNNNNNNNNNNNNNNNNNNNNNNNNNNNNNNNNNNNNNNNNNNNNNNNNNNNNNNNNNNNNNNNNNNNNNNNNNNNNNNNNNNNNNNNNNNNNNNNNNNNNNNNNNNNNNNNNNNNNNNNNNNNNNNNNNNNNNNNNNNNNNNNNNNNNNNNNNNNNNNNNNNNNNNNNNNNNNNNNNNNNNNNNNNNNNNNNNNNNNNNNNNNNNNNNNNNNNNNNNNNNNNNNNNNNNNNNNNNNNNNNNNNNNNNNNNNNNNNNNNNNNNNNNNNNNNNNNNNNNNNNNNNNNNNNNNNNNNNNNNNNNNNNNNNNNNNNNNNNNNNNNNNNNNNNNNNNNNNNNNNNNNNNNNNNNNNNNNNNNNNNNNNNNNNNNNNNNNNNNNNNNNNNNNNNNNNNNNNNNNNNNNNNNNNNNNNNNNNNNNNNNNNNNNNNNNNNNNNNNNNNNNNNNNNNNNNNNNNNNNNNNNNNNNNNNNNNNNNNNNNNNNNNNNNNNNNNNNNNNNNNNNNNNNNNNNNNNNNNNNNNNNNNNNNNNNNNNNNNNNNNNNNNNNNNNNNNNNNNNNNNNNNNNNNNNNNNNNNNNNNNNNNNNNNNNNNNNNNNNNNNNNNNNNNNNNNNNNNNNNNNNNNNNNNNNNNNNNNNNNNNNNNNNNNNNNNNNNNNNNNNNNNNNNNNNNNNNNNNNNNNNNNNNNNNNNNNNNNNNNNNNNNNNNNNNNNNNNNNNNNNNNNNNNNNNNNNNNNNNNNNNNNNNNNNNNNNNNNNNNNNNNNNNNNNNNNNNNNNNNNNNNNNNNNNNNNNNNNNNNNNNNNNNNNNNNNNNNNNNNNNNNNNNNNNNNNNNNNNNNNNNNNNNNNNNNNNNNNNNNNNNNNNNNNNNNNNNNNNNNNNNNNNNNNNNNNNNNNNNNNNNNNNNNNNNNNNNNNNNNNNNNNNNNNNNNNNNNNNNNNNNNNNNNNNNNNNNNNNNNNNNNNNNNNNNNNNNNNNNNNNNNNNNNNNNNNNNNNNNNNNNNNNNNNNNNNNNNNNNNNNNNNNNNNNNNNNNNNNNNNNNNNNNNNNNNNNNNNNNNNNNNNNNNNNNNNNNNNNNNNNNNNNNNNNNNNNNNNNNNNNNNNNNNNNNNNNNNNNNNNNNNNNNNNNNNNNNNNNNNNNNNNNNNNNNNNNNNNNNNNNNNNNNNNNNNNNNNNNNNNNNNNNNNNNNNNNNNNNNNNNNNNNNNNNNNNNNNNNNNNNNNNNNNNNNNNNNNNNNNNNNNNNNNNNNNNNNNNNNNNNNNNNNNNNNNNNNNNNNNNNNNNNNNNNNNNNNNNNNNNNNNNNNNNNNNNNNNNNNNNNNNNNNNNNNNNNNNNNNNNNNNNNNNNNNNNNNNNNNNNNNNNNNNNNNNNNNNNNNNNNNNNNNNNNNNNNNNNNNNNNNNNNNNNNNNNNNNNNNNNNNNNNNNNNNNNNNNNNNNNNNNNNNNNNNNNNNNNNNNNNNNNNNNNNNNNNNNNNNNNNNNNNNNNNNNNNNNNNNNNNNNNNNNNNNNNNNNNNNNNNNNNNNNNNNNNNNNNNNNNNNNNNNNNNNNNNNNNNNNNNNNNNNNNNNNNNNNNNNNNNNNNNNNN
The DNA window shown above is from Coturnix japonica isolate 7356 chromosome 12, Coturnix japonica 2.1, whole genome shotgun sequence and carries:
- the LOC116654007 gene encoding uncharacterized protein LOC116654007 — protein: MDSQKTPGQSGVSERCALSSAGRMEHGPPIQPQEAGSERPRAPHTPMAQQGSGKVCEVQPLQVPSCSAEGPSASDLSPQQEDPLSCIRACCAHRPQTQAQKLRFLASICAVCKASLEDCGAHYRLCVCPLEVAQCIEALLQEEPAEHLDTELRQQAMSTIAAMSGAWLLPEEKNGLLRACLGSVLHLPRYEDDADLDAALYVETMEALHHLLQVLVSSAGRFVLVELQNIMELLLPFTTCQLAAVEERAVVCIARLLAFSNTCVLPELCTCFVGTAVFQHKCQENQRFPVLGKLVGHLILSCTSTDDRTRDEAINAVHQLFIFIAAPSERSCVGLGPSRCPDPSLTPCVLLSRNVAVAEGSQEATTLGALASAVL
- the LOC107319603 gene encoding maestro heat-like repeat-containing protein family member 7, producing MVSSLLVCSLTCSRVAVTMWREMLSESSTVKTVLQEVFQVLINHTLQHTSPFIKERPRVLALAAARILPEILQLPLVLKEAEAIFPQLFPALLLQVSFTTELTLQEVEIFWEGQQQHQLTPIRSAVQSLKVLLCSVGLQKQMEAIQEQGGWDALLSTVTHLQGVQVVARVMRELPAALRDPIFQQLVELLSTNFYSWDMVAMVFLVEMLECMDLSKELHRVVSLFDTCLQGQSVGTRQLVLRGILQLSTRQHTARKMLGLVPCITERLQDADSGARAVALPVLSTLLRLLDRGKLSLVALELAANLPALFEDESSTVRQLSIHLFLDTLSFVEGQEKRKMQKTVCRNLVLLYLHLHDEEENVSKASQKAFLGAARFLHWRRLEQLAEVAQFWQIGECMLVERRQSAAQDYLGDCLLYLQSLQETLRLEAVRFIGLLGRHMRDEQRADREHIYQSKPGSGMLGQPAGLHSVL